GATCTGGTTGATGGAAACACATTCCAAGCAAATCTAATACCGTTCACGTCTTCACTTGTTTCGAAGTCCATCCTGTTCTATACTTTATTTCCTGACAACACTTGTGCTTGCAATCTTGCTTCTAAAATTCCaattatattgaaataaaataatcaaaagaTCGAACGAAATTCTGCTCAAATATcaaagtgaaaaattattgccaacaaaattaaaaaaaaataaaatatttcagcAGATATTACAGActcttaataatttattagttTGTATCAATCAAGATATCTTAATTACGTTAGCTACGATAGATTACTGGTCCTGATTCAATTGTCAATTGTTTCAGTACTTTACACTTGGTCGCTTAGTTTGTTAGTTTAGTTGTTGATTGTTAactgtttgtttgtttgtttgtcCACTTCGCTTCGTTTGGCTTTGTCCAAAGttggatttttttttgtttgtcTGGAGTTTTTCTCGTTCTGAGGCACGGCGCTACCAAAATGCCTGAAGTGTCACAAAAATTGGAGGACGCAAAAACAagttcaattaattttgtttcttcTGTAAATGTgtaagaatttgaaaacaTGAGATAGACCATTATCAaggaaatatattttgtatatGATTGTTATGAGGCCGTTTTTATTTGAGATATATGTCGGAGTTTATAAAGGAAAGGTAGTGATGATGGCGTACGGTATTGAATTGTAAGATAATTAAGATGGATcaaaacaacaaataatcagtagaaaaaaaataaatgtagTAAAAATATAGTGAGTTTCAATGATTActgtaataaattaaattgtCCATTATACATATACAACAAAGTAATCAACAATATGTCTTGATATATACTTACTATAGAATAACTTTGTAAATCAATCTTAGCTTAATAACATCAAGTCTCGTGGAACATTTCCCTTTTGGGAGTATATTTTCGCGAGAATATATTTCCgtgaaatttgaaaatcttgaaatgaaaaaaaaagaataaaatctATATCCTATTATTAAGCCAATTATGTATATgtgtgtatatatattttcattaaaaattaaacaaatataatcTCCTACCTTGAAGTGACCAAACAGCGTGATATGAAGGGTAGTGTAGGTGCAGTGCTTCTGGCAGGTATAGCCTTGAGATTGGCCACCACTCTGGTCTTCCCAACATTGCAACAGACTTTAGATAAATCAGTGGAATTCTCTACTCCCATAACATCCTTTAAGTCATTGAGAGAAGGGATTTATCTATTAAACAACGATCTTCCTGTATATGATGGTGGTGTAGTACATCATTCTCCAATGCTTTTGGCCATTCTTTCCATTTTCAATGGCTCGGAATTTTTGGTTTCCTTGTTTTATACCATCATCGATAGTTTGATTGctctaaatttaattcatatactaaattatttccaaaactcgatcaatttcaataatcCAACTTGGGCTATCGGTCTGCTCTATCTTTTCAATCCATTGTCTCTATTAACATGCATTAGCAGATCATCGAccatctttaataatttattcatttcttattcaatttatttcgctttaaataataatttattactcGCTTCTATCTTTATTGCCTTAGCTTCCAATATATCCAtctattcattattattaatcttaCCAGTATCATTTATTAtaccaaaaaattattcttcCACATATAGCCCTACCCATTCTCATTCAGCttcaattgattcaaataagaaaaaaatttcaaataacaataatgcaaacaaaatttcaaaattgaaTTGTTCAAGATTAAGATTTGCCATCTTTGCATTGTTATCCTTTACGTTATTAATTGCTATAtcatttataattaataattcaaattggAATTTCATTTATGCAACTTTTTGGATGGatttatcttcttcaaaaaatttcccCAATTTAGGTCTTTGGTGGTATTTCTTTATTGAAATGTTCGATTCATTCATTCCATTTTATAAGACTGTTTTCAATCTTTTCATTGTTTCCATAGTTTTAACTATTTCAATAAGATTCAATTCCTCTCAACCATTCTATTCTTTAATCCTATCGATTGGTTGGATCACTTTAACAAAACCTTATCCAACTTTAGGTGatattagtttttttattggGTTAATTCCTTTTTTCAAGCCATTGTTTGGTTATTTGAAATACCCAGTAATCTCAAGCTTATTGTTTTTACAtgcaattttattatccccaattttttatcatatttGGATCGATGTAGGCTCAGGTAATAGTAACTTCTTTTATGCTATTAATTTAGTATATGCATTATCGGTGGCTTTAATCATAACTGAATTCTGTTGGGCAATGTTACGTTGTGAATATGATAAAGGTAGTCCTAATTACAAGGCTAAAGTCGCTCAAATATAAACCATGCtaattgaagatgaaaataaaaaaattacatcaaaaacaaaacaaaccaaaacatatatatttaagtAAATAGTTTAAATATCGCATTCTTTCTAAGCATACATTGCTTTCTTAAACATTTACTAAGAAGCATTTGTCTATGGAAATTTACTAACcaacaatattttgtaaatatatatatatataggcATTTGTTCATTTATAAAATGAgaaaatttctaaaaatcgattttagtatttaaaagaaCATATTTATGTgtatatttaaaagtataaaGGGCccttatttaaatatatacataatttgcacatttattttttattttggcAAAGAAAAAGTAGAAAGAACGGGAACAATAGAGTAAATTATACTGAGAGTTTATTATAAAGATTcttcataatattttcatcagTAATTTAAAACGTAGGAGAAattgatttagaaataagaatataaatattggATTAATAATTGCGAATCACTTAAGCAATAATACATGCTGGATCCCAGAACAAACCTGGAATGATGTAATTGTCTTTGTTTTCAGAAGAGTTTTCTTTTTGGGTAGCTTGAGTAGTTGGTTGCATTGTTAATAGGTAAAGtaaatattgttgttgatttGTGttgattctttattttttagaagaaaaaagaatacaTTGAATATAGAtgattaattctttttaatcaaaatattcttgGTTTAAATagcttttttttgtctattattattttacttgAATACatatttacaaatatttgaggctaaatattcaaatatagatattttaaaatctaaTTACATATCCAAGATAGGTAAAGTAATTATGCAATCATAATTCTTTTCATACAATTCGTAGATACCTGATTATAACTCTCAGATGTTTAAGACTGAGACATGATTTTAATATGGGACTATTTGTTTcatatttatctttttttttggggTAGTAATAGCAAAAGCATGTATTTATCTAAAACGGGTAATTACACGATGTATCATAAATCTGGAAAAAAAggatatataataaaaatttaataggaaaaaaaaaggtgtCTATTATAAGAAGTTAAATGtaaaaatgtatataaaatataaagttaaaggtaaaaatgaatataggATGAAAAGCAAAAGgtaataatcaaaatagaataaagataattttaaaggTCTGAGTGGCAAtaagataaatatttaaaacaaaaacaaaatttgaGGCCTCAGTTGATTGAGTAATTGATgacaataattttatttaattttattttaattcaagaaaCACAAGAGaagtataatatattgaatcactttattagaatttaaatgagACAAagtttaaattaattgctTTATAATACATAATATGATCCAGGAAAACGCCTGATCATCGTTGacttaataattttgaggTTTCCAATCTAAATACTTatagtatatttttaagattaactaaagaattaattgaaatacttcaaagaaaattttgataaaaattaatcatatattttcatttacaTTCTTGCTATTAAGCGTAATCAGAGATTtcaatttacaaaattcaCGGATGtaaaataacaaattaAGCTTCCGAGTTAAGTGatataaattagaaaacgGCAAGAAatagcaaaaaaaaaaaaaaaaaaaaacaaacctTGTGAGACGCTTTCAATTTCTGCTAAGAAACAAGAATTAAACTACCTAATATAAATGTCAGAAGTATGTATTAATCGCCCTATTAACCACTGAGATAGATACTTGTCATACTAATCGTACGAATACTTGCTGTCAGGATATAAAATGTTCAAAACAATATCATTCTTCTCATCCGATGATTCAATGTATTCATTCACGTCTATCTATCTTTTTACCTCATACCTATGTtgaagtatttttttttactaacaTTACTTTCATAATTTCTCTGTGTAAGAGAATAAATGGATTTACAATTCCAAATTAAAGTTCACACCAGTTAATCCTAAACCATACCTTAGAAGTCTCATTGACACTCCTATAATAGTCACattaaaattcaataaaactCAATACAAAGGAATTTTAGTATCAACAGATAACTACTTTAACATCCAGCTTCGAAATACTGAAGAAATTGTAGATGGTAAAACTACAGGCCAGCTAGGAGATATCTTCATCAGATGCAACAATGTTCTATGGATAGGTCAAGATCTTGAAAAGATAGCCCAAAACAGGGAGAACACCGAGACTTCCACCTCATAAACACAAGtttgattaatttatctGTAATTTTAAACTAAGTTCTGCATGGCATTTGTTGTTAAAtgtagaaaatattgaaacatTTCACTGTTTCTGGggttcttttttttttcattccGAACAATCGGCCAATCAAACTGGCCTCATgtatagaaaatatttaaactCATTAAATAGACATAAGGGATACtgtgttttattattattttactgTCTGTGTGAGAATTGAGATATTGCCCAGATAAATTTTAGTAAGttatagaattattagcAAGAAGTTTCATAACTACGTATGTAAATAGAAATTTAGAACGGAATTCTATATAGGCATGAACTTTTTGATACAATGGAAAAGGGTTGTAAGGGAAGTCGACCCAACTTACTGAAATAgggatatttattttctctaAGTTTGATGGTATATAACCCTAGTTGGTATGtagttaatttttataattttaaacgTGTTCATAGTTATAACAATAGAtaaagttattttttttctttttttatttctggCTGTTTCTCTCTTTAGTTACTAATTCTAATTAAGATTctcaatttcatttatcTGTTTATAAACAAAGAGAGGTTTCAAAGgtatacaaaaaaaataatagaggAATCATTTAACAATAATTAACTGATACATTTGTATTTTTGACAATTAGGAGttagaattattggaaTCTTATATAATACTGTATATAATTTGTTGGAATTTGATCTTCTTGAAATAAGTTTTGAAAAGTTGCAAATTTTAACTTGTATATCTTTAAGtttatatttgttaaaaagtATATTTGCTAAAGTCTACTTTATTAACtcgatatttttttataattattttttttactctacttgaaaaatatagCCAATTATGCTTTCTcagaatattttaaatagtaTCATTGTACCAACATatgatgaaaaatcaaatattaaaaccTTAACTACGAATCTTTTTCCCTCATTGGCTACTGAAGAATCTAATTTAACTGAGTTAATATTTGTCGacaataattcaaatgatggGTCTATTCAACAAGTCGAAGAATTAAATAGGCAAGGTTATAATGtgagaattattattagaaggAAGAATCATGGCTTGTCTTCCTCTGTCTTACGGGGGTTTCAAGCAGCACAAGGTGACATTTTAATTTGTATGGATGCTAATTTACAGCATACACCAGAAAGTGTCCCACAATTGATAGAATCTCTGAGAATACATCCTTTCACAATTGGTACAAGATATGTTACAAATGTAGGAATAGAACAAGATTGGCCTTTATACCGAAGAGTTATTTCTAAAGGCTCTAGCTTGTTAGCTAAGCCTTTGACTACTACATCTGATCCAATGATTGGATTTTTCGGTTTACCAaggaaatatttgattcaaCTAAAAGCGGGTGCTATAAACCCCCAGTGTTTCAAAATCTCATTGGAATTAATGGTTAAATTGCGATTACCGAAACGTTGTACAGTTGGTGaaattctttattcttTAGGAATTACAAGTGAAGGTCAATCCAAATTACCTGGCAAAGTTATTCTTCAATACGTACtacaattaaaagatttatacCAATATCGATATGGTTCTGTGGAATTTACATTTATAACTTCATTGAttacaatattttacaCGGTGGCTTTTTATCAAGCCTATTGTGTggtatttaaatttaatttagaCAGAAAGCTTttacaataatataaatcaCTAACTactaaaaaatcaataggTAGTACATTTATTAGTtggatttttttatcttacTTATCTCTCATTCTTTCTTCCTTACTCACAATGTATATATGATGCATGTAGactttaaatataaaaatatatatagttaGACTAAAACATTTGTTAAAATGACTAGCGTAATAGTAGAGTATGATAAAGCTtacttattttttgtattttagTAGCTACAGCATTCCTATTAAATGTTTACGTTTTGGAAATTATAATACTCTTTTAATGCAGTTCGGACTATTTTTGTTGGCTCCGTTGCGAAAGGAACAAATGAGGATCCTTTTAATCTTACACGTCTAAGTTAGTACATTGTTAAGAGAATCGCTAACAAACGATTTTCACAATAAATAGCagttaagaaaaaaaaacgagGATATTATAGCGATACTAGATAAATTTATCTACAAATACTTTTATTAGAAGCTCTATTCTCTATAAGAATAGATAGCTTATACAGAATTTTCTTTGGTTCTGATACTGCCTAAcgatttaattttaaagaaaaccctatctttcaaaattgtaatattaattgaattttaaaaattattaataaattggaaatattgATTCGTATCATAGGATTACAGATATTtacataataattttgtttttctaaTACAACTGTTTAGTCACAACATCTtcatatttacaaaaagGAAAAACAGATGTATTTACAATAATGGAAAATCTAATAAGTGATAAAGAGCTTCTTTCTCTAATAGAAAACTTTTTCCTTAAAACAACCCTTCTAGTTTGTTCAAAACGTACTAATCAACCAGACTCTTTTacagaatatattttaaaccaAAATGAGACTGATTACTCGCAGCTTGTGCCTGAATTCCCtcatatttttgatatgCTAAATCCATGGGTTCATAATGATTACCGGGTTCTTGGGGAGAATGACACTGTTACTCAACTACATTTACCACcattaattattgaaaCAGTCTTGAATATTAGAAATGTACCCAGCAATCAATGGATTAAATTAAGAGACACTGATGGTAACCCGTGGAATGTTTGTAAAGGAACTAAAAAGTCTGAAATTGTATTAGAACGTTGGCTCATAGAACTAGATAATACTTCACAGatgtttaaaaattcagaaCAAAGTTCAACTTCGAATAGTATTGAGAAAGAGGAAATCCACACCGATCCAATAGGCTTTACAAATGAAAGTAATACTCCTTCAAGTGCAAGCCCTGATCTAAAAAAGCAAATGTCTCTGTTATTCAGATACCTACGTACATTCATTAACCTTCTTCCTGCTAATGACTTATATATGTCTCTGAAGGAGCAAAATCAAACGTTACTCTCAATtgattataaaatatttgatggCACTAAGACAATTGTCTCAAAAGGTCGTATCGGCCTAAGTAAGCCTATTATCAATACATACatgaatataatgaatGAAACAAATGTATCAACTCATTTAGAACAAAGAAAAGTGACTCCAGTGTGGACAAAATTAGGTCTTCTGAGAGTCTCTGTTTCTTATAGACATGATTGTAAATTCGAAGTTGGCTTgacaaataaagaaattgtttTGGAGAAATATAATGATCAATCTTTAGATAGATATAATTTTGGGAAATCTTCGTCAATATCGCCGCAAGATAATACAATCCCAATAAGAAACCGAATGGATCATGGTTCATTTCAAAGAAGAGATTTTAATTCAGGGACAAGAATCGTTCAGCCCTTTAAGACAGGATCAATGGGTAGTCCTCAATTAAACAACTTCCATTCATTGAATACCAACAACTTATCTTCATCGATAATCCATTCAACAGTGAGATCTCaaaaatcaagaaataattcaatCTCTGCATATAcatcaaatcaaaatatgCTACACCAACCATTTGAGAATCTAAGCAGTACCTCAAAATACTCATCTTCATTTGGTAAATTACGGCGACACTCTAGCattaaatctaatttatcattagaaaAACCAGATAAGTTTCTAAAACAAAATGAGCTCCACACGGTTCCTCCGTCAgatgatttaattgaatttgttaaactaattgatgaaaaaccagaattaaaattgagTGAGAAGCAAAGTTTAAAGAATTCTGATTCTATTAATACTTCCATTACTAAATTCAAAAAGCTTAAAGTTggtaatgatattttatctgataatttatcaatgaGTGTATCTTTagaacaaaaatatttaagaaataaatcTAGATCAAGCTCTCACTCACCAATACCCTCTGTTTCCCCAACAATCCAATTTATATCGATACCTTCTAAGGTATTTGAGGATGATATAAacgaagaagaattaaatagGCCTCCAAGAAGTAGGGAAGGCTCATTTGATAGATCCAAAAATTACAGTATCCACCAGAAGATAGGTGGAATTCTTAATGGAAAATTCACTTCGAAATATCTACCCTCTCAGTCACCTTTAAGACacgatgatgataatgaattacTATTTGATAGCccaaaatattctaataatcaaaatttgaGACCCTCTCCATCTTTGTATTCAGTTGACAGCATTCCAAACTCTTTCCCAAAATCTAAATTTCCAATACAAAAAActtctaatttatctttcCCAATTACTGCAACAGTTCCTGCATATGGTAACATTCACAGACCTTCATTACGTTCCACTGATTTATTAGCAGGAAAGGAGGAGGTAGAGAATCttccaaatttttcttccGACTCTAATTTACACGATCAAACGCATATCAATACTTCATCTAAAATACAACACTCatcagatgatgaagatgatatgGTATTCTTTATGAGTGAAATGCATCTTCATGGCGATTGACATATCATGAGTTTACATCCATTAATACTCTCTCCAAATCTACACATGCATACCTCATTCTTTTGATTTCAACTTTTCCATATAAAATTTCACAGATCCAGCAATCtgtattttcttttttttcgaaCATACATATTCCTTATCATTTATATActcattatttgatttgtCTATCAAATATAATGCTTGCACTTATAatatatagttatttaattattctaATATAAAAACGATCTATAATAATCTCACTATAATAAGAGAGAAATGAATAAACTATAATACAATGGCACAAAAAGTTGAGAAAGTGTCATACTGTTCAgttcttttaatttgaatggaatattatcaaaattggGATGTTATTTGGATATATAATGTTAGTAATTATTATGAAAAGATTGTTGTTTTAAGGGTTCTTAGTATTTTCTCTCTTATCTTTTGTTACTGGAGAATTAACGTCATTAAACTCATTCATGAGGTTTGGTAGTTTACTCACTAAACTTGCAGTCTTTTCATTAGTTTGTTGGGTATTTGCTAGTTGTGTTTCTTCAGATTTTTCTTGCATGATCTTCAACTTTAACAAATGGATTTTATGTTTCGAAATATGAGTATTAAAGCGTTCTTCCGTTTTAAATGTTCTGTAACATTTGGGAAATGTACACTTGAATATTTTACCTGCAGCCATAAGGATTAAATCTTTACCTGATTTTCCTTGGGTATAAAtcatattttctaaatttatttcagACTTAATactttgaaaattattaataatttttctttttttcgCCATAGGTGAAGGGAGCTCAGTACTACTCTTTGAAGCTGAGCTCTGCAAAACTTCTTCAGGGAGGTTATCACTTTGTAATTCAATTGGAATCTTATTATCATGACATTCAATGTAATGTTGAACTAAATCGTTTTTCTTTGCAAAAGAAGTGGGCGT
The window above is part of the Henningerozyma blattae CBS 6284 chromosome 2, complete genome genome. Proteins encoded here:
- the GAB1 gene encoding GPI-anchor transamidase subunit GAB1 (similar to Saccharomyces cerevisiae GAB1 (YLR459W); ancestral locus Anc_7.538); translation: MKGSVGAVLLAGIALRLATTLVFPTLQQTLDKSVEFSTPITSFKSLREGIYLLNNDLPVYDGGVVHHSPMLLAILSIFNGSEFLVSLFYTIIDSLIALNLIHILNYFQNSINFNNPTWAIGLLYLFNPLSLLTCISRSSTIFNNLFISYSIYFALNNNLLLASIFIALASNISIYSLLLILPVSFIIPKNYSSTYSPTHSHSASIDSNKKKISNNNNANKISKLNCSRLRFAIFALLSFTLLIAISFIINNSNWNFIYATFWMDLSSSKNFPNLGLWWYFFIEMFDSFIPFYKTVFNLFIVSIVLTISIRFNSSQPFYSLILSIGWITLTKPYPTLGDISFFIGLIPFFKPLFGYLKYPVISSLLFLHAILLSPIFYHIWIDVGSGNSNFFYAINLVYALSVALIITEFCWAMLRCEYDKGSPNYKAKVAQI
- the TBLA0B04930 gene encoding uncharacterized protein, producing MQPTTQATQKENSSENKDNYIIPGLFWDPACIIA
- the SMX3 gene encoding mRNA splicing protein SMX3, giving the protein MSENKWIYNSKLKFTPVNPKPYLRSLIDTPIIVTLKFNKTQYKGILVSTDNYFNIQLRNTEEIVDGKTTGQLGDIFIRCNNVLWIGQDLEKIAQNRENTETSTS
- the TBLA0B04940 gene encoding polyprenol monophosphomannose synthase (similar to Saccharomyces cerevisiae DPM1 (YPR183W); ancestral locus Anc_7.540) — encoded protein: MLSQNILNSIIVPTYDEKSNIKTLTTNLFPSLATEESNLTELIFVDNNSNDGSIQQVEELNRQGYNVRIIIRRKNHGLSSSVLRGFQAAQGDILICMDANLQHTPESVPQLIESLRIHPFTIGTRYVTNVGIEQDWPLYRRVISKGSSLLAKPLTTTSDPMIGFFGLPRKYLIQLKAGAINPQCFKISLELMVKLRLPKRCTVGEILYSLGITSEGQSKLPGKVILQYVLQLKDLYQYRYGSVEFTFITSLITIFYTVAFYQAYCVVFKFNLDRKLLQ
- the ATG13 gene encoding serine/threonine protein kinase regulatory subunit ATG13 (similar to Saccharomyces cerevisiae ATG13 (YPR185W); ancestral locus Anc_7.542): MENLISDKELLSLIENFFLKTTLLVCSKRTNQPDSFTEYILNQNETDYSQLVPEFPHIFDMLNPWVHNDYRVLGENDTVTQLHLPPLIIETVLNIRNVPSNQWIKLRDTDGNPWNVCKGTKKSEIVLERWLIELDNTSQMFKNSEQSSTSNSIEKEEIHTDPIGFTNESNTPSSASPDLKKQMSLLFRYLRTFINLLPANDLYMSLKEQNQTLLSIDYKIFDGTKTIVSKGRIGLSKPIINTYMNIMNETNVSTHLEQRKVTPVWTKLGLLRVSVSYRHDCKFEVGLTNKEIVLEKYNDQSLDRYNFGKSSSISPQDNTIPIRNRMDHGSFQRRDFNSGTRIVQPFKTGSMGSPQLNNFHSLNTNNLSSSIIHSTVRSQKSRNNSISAYTSNQNMLHQPFENLSSTSKYSSSFGKLRRHSSIKSNLSLEKPDKFLKQNELHTVPPSDDLIEFVKLIDEKPELKLSEKQSLKNSDSINTSITKFKKLKVGNDILSDNLSMSVSLEQKYLRNKSRSSSHSPIPSVSPTIQFISIPSKVFEDDINEEELNRPPRSREGSFDRSKNYSIHQKIGGILNGKFTSKYLPSQSPLRHDDDNELLFDSPKYSNNQNLRPSPSLYSVDSIPNSFPKSKFPIQKTSNLSFPITATVPAYGNIHRPSLRSTDLLAGKEEVENLPNFSSDSNLHDQTHINTSSKIQHSSDDEDDMVFFMSEMHLHGD